ATCAAAACTGTTGCAACCAAAACGCCCCAATTGCTATGGAAGCCTACCTATTAAGGATATAAATGATAACAACCACCGACATAAACCGTGCCAGCCTTGCAGTGCTATCAATCACCAGCGCCCAATTGTGGGAGGAGATTGACAATTGTGAGGGCGAATTAGAGTTACAACAGTTGCTGCATGACCAACTTAACGTGCAGCAAGCAACAGAGGCAAAAGTAGATGCGATCGCCTACGTCGCTGACCAGTTAAAGCTAGACCTGGAAACCTGGGAGACGCGGCTAGAAAAGATTGTAGAACTGCACTCTACAGTTATCCAACGGCGTCGCAACCAGATAGCCCAAATAAAGGGGTATCTCCTGAAGTTGCACACTTCGGGAGTGCTGAGTGAGCAGGTAGCTGGAGTCGAGCGCCGTATCGACTTTCAAAACAATCCGCCCTCAGTTGTGCTGCTGGTTGAACCCGACGAACTACCAACAGAATTTCAGGATGTCAAGGTCAATGCCAAGTCTAAGGACATTTTAGCAGCACACAAACGCGGCGAGGACGTGAGTGCCATTGCAGAGATAGTTACCGGAAAGCACGTCCGCTTTCGACACATGAAACATTCTAAGTCACCACGGAGTAAGAAATGAACATTAGTAAAAGCACAAACATTACAATCACGCCTAGCAGCTATCTGAGTTGTTTCACCAATGAAAACTTGGGAACAGCAACCTTATATCTAAATGGCGAAAGCGAATCAATCGCCATCCAATTCAACCCAGATAATCTGCCAGTGCTGGAAACGCTGATATCAGAGTTACGAAAGCTAGAAACACACTCCCAGCAATTGAAACTGCAAGACTTACAGCATCAAATCTCTCAGCTTGATCTGTCGCTTGACAGTAATGTTAACGGCAACTGTAAAGCAATTCTATCTGCGGGTGAGTCCTTCTAGCAATCACCATTGGAATCATAATGCGCCCAAGCTATAGCCTGAGCGCATTATGGTTCCAAGACGCGCACTTGCTTAATTATCACCTGAAGAAGGCGCTCACGCGCCGTCCAGGGTGATGTTTTTTACACGAATACATGGCGACAACAATTGAATTCAATGGGTCTGCGTTTCCGTCTATCATTTTAAGAGACGACCTGACACAAACGTGGAACAACATCAGGCTGGATTCCCTACCACCTGTGGAATCCGAACCATTACTCAAGTTTCTGGAACTTATTGAATATGAGAAACTTGAAAACTTTAACCCAGATAGTGTCCTTTTAGTCAAAGCTTCTAGTTGTGTGATGCAGGCAGTGTACGCCGCTGCCATTTTCCGGGATGGTGAAAGCATAGTTTTGAAACTGGGAGATAATCAATTCCCGATTACTCAAAAAGGCGACTTGCTGCACTGCGGAAAGCTAAAGGGTAAGGTAGTTGTCACTGAGGAAGAAGACCTCAGCGGCAATAAGTACCCCAAAGCTACCTGCTCGTTTGTGTCCAAAAACCGAGATGTGTTTCGGGTTCCTATCCAGCTGGCTAGCCGCGATTTGAACCTTACCGTGGCAGACGTAGAAGCCACAGTAATCAACGAAGAACCTATCCTATCTCTGTTGCGGCAAGTCCCTGGTAACTCCTTCAAAATGCACGAGCTTGGCGTTGGAGAGTACCAGCTTCACTCTTACATCTCATCCTCTGATGGAGAATACGGGACGGTGTACAAATTGCATCTTCTGGATGGACGAACTGTACTGTCGCGGGGCAATGTTACCATCTTGTTGGAATCTGGCTGGCGACCAAATCCTGAAAAGCCATTGATGCTCGTCATCAGCAGGATTGAGAAGCTGGCTGAAAACAAGTTCACCGTGGATTGTGCATTGCGGGAGCGGTTGCCAATGTTAGGAGCTTCAACGCGCCCAGTAGTCACAGTAGACGCGCATTCCCGAACTGTGCCTGAGCCAGAGCTGGTGACTGTAGGGGTAAATGACTCT
The DNA window shown above is from Tolypothrix sp. NIES-4075 and carries:
- a CDS encoding siphovirus Gp157 family protein; this translates as MITTTDINRASLAVLSITSAQLWEEIDNCEGELELQQLLHDQLNVQQATEAKVDAIAYVADQLKLDLETWETRLEKIVELHSTVIQRRRNQIAQIKGYLLKLHTSGVLSEQVAGVERRIDFQNNPPSVVLLVEPDELPTEFQDVKVNAKSKDILAAHKRGEDVSAIAEIVTGKHVRFRHMKHSKSPRSKK